A single genomic interval of Saccharomyces kudriavzevii IFO 1802 strain IFO1802 genome assembly, chromosome: 3 harbors:
- the BUD5 gene encoding Ras family guanine nucleotide exchange factor BUD5 (similar to Saccharomyces cerevisiae BUD5 (YCR038C); ancestral locus Anc_1.134) — protein sequence MFVLIDNVLAYLLEQDDQFVTARFAIQGQIVTRRVNKTHTSNIDDVLLLQFISHTQPHIENISPKKILDSMRTAVRQLLDATACVSRECLLIKRNIEIRRARKRLLSDWYRLGADTNHDSVLVVVNSAWRFLVVWRPFINSIQQATQELFRKIAHYLLYGNVDIQRIAALIQIVMGQDYLLFSMDEVTQEIAKIQLYLDKMLPHDPHQWKKPLPFDSANLLLNFRDWTTDNALLEELQLCYSTNIDKHEKLSVARLIQLWLESYWQDSYHTLNCILHFWYDNLSTFTEYHVVFTDIVQLLTDEKRTKQLKVQYIGLTSKEPENNKKQQHTDYTTLFDDYKIDKTDANDELSHTNDLDDFLLQWKQGHELDVDAFALDVPAWSLAKTLTLLESALYLNIETIQFTRHFKHKDTVIDSVFMFSNQLSYYVLETTIQQTRTISYWLRVAFGCLYLRNLNSLATIITSLQNHSVERLSFPLSVKEGELFERLKVIVHPSNNYNVYRDIIQQIAHNELPCVPFTSLLIRDITFIRDGNDTFAKDGTGVNMQKFHQITKIIAFAQYLQQKQYENLQCSDNTARSLLGAMVEVHSLYKNNKDRAYQVSIAKIPRLT from the coding sequence ATGTTTGTACTGATAGATAATGTCCTCGCCTACCTTCTTGAACAAGACGACCAATTTGTAACCGCACGCTTCGCTATTCAGGGCCAAATAGTCACGAGAAGAGTAAACAAAACACACACCTCAAACATCGATGATGTACTCCTTCTACAGTTCATAAGTCATACACAGCCTCATATTGAGAATATctctccaaaaaaaattctcgACAGCATGAGAACGGCCGTACGGCAGTTGCTGGACGCAACTGCCTGTGTATCTAGAGAGTGCCTTCtcataaaaagaaatatcgAAATaagaagagcaagaaaacgTCTTCTCAGTGATTGGTATAGACTGGGTGCGGACACAAATCACGATTCCGTTTTGGTAGTTGTCAACTCTGCCTGGAGATTTCTGGTCGTATGGCGACCGTTTATAAACTCCATACAACAGGCAACCCAGGAACTGTTTAGGAAAATCGCCCACTATCTTCTCTATGGCAACGTCGACATACAGAGAATCGCGGCACTAATACAAATCGTAATGGGGCAGGACTATTTACTTTTTAGTATGGATGAAGTCACACAAGAAATCGCCAAAATACAACTGTATTTGGATAAAATGCTACCGCACGACCCCCACCAATGGAAAAAGCCACTGCCCTTTGACTCTGCAAATTTACTACTAAACTTTAGAGACTGGACAACTGATAATGCTCTCCTCGAGGAGTTGCAACTCTGCTATTCCACAAATATTGACAAACACGAAAAACTTTCCGTTGCTCGTCTAATACAACTATGGTTGGAGTCTTATTGGCAGGACAGTTATCACACCTTAAATTGCATCCTTCACTTCTGGTACGACAACCTGTCCACATTCACTGAGTACCATGTCGTTTTTACGGATATAGTCCAATTGCTTacagatgaaaaaagaaccaAACAATTAAAAGTCCAATACATTGGTCTCACTAGCAAAGAACccgaaaacaacaaaaaacaacaacacaCTGATTACACAACTTTATTCGATGACTACAAGATTGACAAAACAGACGCAAATGACGAATTGTCTCATACAAACGACCTCGATGATTTCCTCCTCCAATGGAAACAAGGCCACGAGCTAGACGTCGACGCCTTTGCTCTTGACGTGCCTGCATGGTCACTTGCAAAGACATTAACGCTCTTGGAATCTGCTCTTTACCTGAACATTGAAACAATACAGTTCACAAGACATTTCAAACATAAAGATACAGTCATCGACTCTGTGTTCATGTTTTCGAATCAGCTATCGTACTACGTACTTGAGACAACTATACAGCAAACACGCACAATTTCGTACTGGTTGCGGGTCGCGTTTGGTTGCTTGTATTTGCGGAACTTAAACTCTCTTGCTACCATCATCACCTCGTTGCAGAACCATTCCGTTGAAAGACTGTCTTTCCCGTTAAGTGTCAAAGAAGGTGAACTTTTTGAGCGTCTAAAGGTCATTGTACATCCAAGCAACAATTACAACGTTTACAGAGACATAATTCAACAAATTGCTCACAATGAGCTCCCCTGTGTGCCTTTCACCTCACTGCTCATCAGGGATATCACCTTCATAAGAGATGGAAACGATACATTTGCAAAAGATGGCACTGGTGTCAACATGCAGAAATTCCATCAAATTACAAAGATAATAGCTTTTGCACAATATCTGCAACAGAAACAATATGAAAACCTACAGTGTTCAGATAATACTGCTAGAAGTCTTTTAGGTGCTATGGTAGAAGTACATAGCTTAtacaaaaacaataaagaCAGGGCATATCAAGTTAGTATCGCCAAGATTCCAAGATTAAcgtaa